In bacterium 336/3, the following proteins share a genomic window:
- a CDS encoding glutamyl-tRNA amidotransferase, translating into MALKDIINEDIKDAMKSKNQSALTALRELKSMILLEETKEGGNGVLSEAEEMAIITKAIKQRKESYEMFHTQGRAEQAAEQQAVIAIMEKYLPKQLSAEEAEAKIKAIIASVGATSVKDMGKVMGQATKELAGQVDNKLVSELVKKLLA; encoded by the coding sequence ATGGCTCTCAAAGACATTATTAACGAAGACATCAAAGACGCAATGAAAAGTAAAAACCAGTCGGCTCTTACTGCACTACGTGAGTTAAAATCTATGATTTTACTTGAAGAAACAAAAGAAGGTGGCAATGGAGTTCTTTCTGAAGCTGAGGAAATGGCAATTATTACCAAAGCTATCAAACAACGTAAGGAATCTTACGAAATGTTCCATACACAAGGCAGAGCTGAACAAGCTGCTGAACAACAAGCTGTTATAGCGATTATGGAAAAATATTTGCCTAAACAATTGAGTGCAGAAGAAGCAGAAGCTAAAATTAAAGCCATTATTGCAAGTGTAGGAGCAACTTCTGTAAAAGATATGGGAAAAGTAATGGGACAAGCTACCAAAGAATTGGCTGGACAAGTAGATAACAAACTCGTTTCTGAACTTGTAAAAAAGCTTTTGGCATAA
- a CDS encoding excinuclease ABC subunit A, with amino-acid sequence MATQSAKQSKNIENLSPKEFIVIKGAKANNLKNIDVVIPRNKLVVITGVSGSGKSSLAFDTLFAEGQRMYVESLSSYARQFLARMQKPEVEYIKGISPAIAIEQKVSTKNPRSTVGTTTEIYDYLKLLFARIGKTYSPVSGNQVKKDTVESVVDLIHTFAEGQKVSVLSPLKPNKDRTLETELKILLQKGYTRIYRNQTNKESEILFIEDFLETKDKGLSKKKWQDLYVLIDRATVQHDSEDNRFRFADSVQTAFFEGIGECMIDFIGVEKKVFSDKFELDGIIFEEPSVNFFSFNNPYGACKRCEGFGNVLGVDEDLVIPNKTLSIYEDAVAPWKTEKMSTWKEQFIKRAALFDFPIHRAYKDLSEKEKDFLWQGNKEIKGINKFFDYIEGEAHKIQYRVLLSRYRGRTVCPDCKGTRLRKDAFYVKVDDKSMQDLVLMPIDELAEFFKNIKLSEFDQKVAKRILNEIESRLDFILKVGLGYLMLNRLTSTLSGGEFQRIKLATSLGSALVGSMYILDEPSIGLHPKDTQQLIKVLEKLRDLGNTVIVVEHEEEMMQVADHIIDIGPFAGILGGEVVFEGNKEDFDVEKFPNSQTLRFLSGKDSIETPKMRRKWSNSIEIRGARENNLKDIDVKFPLGIFTVITGVSGSGKSTLIKKILYPALGKYFDVYSGDITGRYDALDGALNLVTGIEFIDQNPIGKSSRSNPVTYVKAYDHIRELFANQQLSKSRGYKAGIFSFNIEGGRCEVCQGEGEVKIEMQFMADLYLPCESCKGKRFKETVLEVEYKNKNIYDILNLTVDEAITFFAQEPKILDKLQPLQEVGLGYVKLGQSSNTLSGGEAQRIKLACFLDKNLSKQGKKIFIFDEPTTGLHFLDIKKLLKSLNALIEQGNTVIVIEHNLEVIKTADWVIDLGPEGGINGGEVCFEGTPEDLINQKNNYTAKFLKLHL; translated from the coding sequence ATGGCAACACAATCAGCGAAACAGTCTAAAAATATAGAAAATCTTTCTCCCAAAGAGTTTATTGTAATCAAAGGGGCAAAAGCCAACAATCTAAAAAACATAGATGTAGTCATCCCTCGAAATAAATTAGTAGTCATTACAGGTGTTTCAGGCTCAGGGAAATCATCTTTAGCCTTTGATACACTTTTTGCTGAGGGGCAACGCATGTATGTAGAAAGTTTGAGTTCGTATGCAAGACAGTTTTTGGCTCGTATGCAAAAGCCTGAAGTAGAGTATATTAAAGGCATTTCTCCTGCTATTGCTATTGAACAGAAAGTAAGTACGAAAAATCCCCGTTCTACAGTAGGTACAACCACCGAAATTTATGATTACCTCAAACTTTTGTTTGCTCGTATTGGGAAAACGTATTCGCCAGTTTCAGGCAATCAGGTAAAAAAAGATACCGTAGAAAGTGTAGTGGATTTAATTCATACTTTTGCTGAAGGACAAAAAGTATCTGTTTTAAGCCCTCTCAAGCCCAATAAAGATAGAACTCTTGAAACGGAGTTAAAAATATTACTTCAGAAAGGTTATACACGTATTTATAGAAATCAGACGAACAAAGAAAGCGAAATACTTTTTATAGAAGATTTTTTAGAAACCAAAGACAAAGGACTTTCTAAGAAAAAATGGCAAGATTTGTATGTGTTAATTGATAGAGCTACTGTTCAACATGATAGCGAAGACAATCGTTTTCGTTTTGCAGATTCTGTGCAAACAGCTTTTTTTGAAGGTATAGGAGAGTGTATGATTGATTTTATTGGAGTAGAAAAAAAAGTGTTTTCAGATAAATTTGAATTGGATGGAATTATTTTTGAAGAACCCAGTGTGAATTTCTTTAGTTTTAACAATCCTTATGGGGCATGTAAACGTTGTGAGGGTTTTGGAAATGTATTGGGTGTAGATGAAGACTTGGTCATTCCTAACAAAACCCTTTCAATCTATGAAGATGCAGTTGCTCCTTGGAAAACCGAAAAAATGAGTACATGGAAAGAGCAGTTCATCAAAAGGGCTGCTTTGTTTGATTTTCCTATTCATAGAGCCTACAAAGACCTTTCTGAAAAAGAAAAAGACTTTTTGTGGCAAGGAAATAAAGAGATTAAGGGTATCAACAAGTTTTTTGATTACATTGAAGGAGAAGCCCATAAAATACAATACAGAGTACTTCTTTCTCGATATAGAGGACGTACAGTTTGTCCTGATTGTAAAGGAACACGCCTTCGTAAAGATGCTTTTTATGTAAAAGTAGATGACAAATCCATGCAAGATTTGGTATTGATGCCCATTGATGAGCTTGCAGAGTTCTTTAAGAATATTAAACTTTCTGAATTTGACCAAAAAGTTGCCAAGAGAATCTTAAATGAGATAGAAAGCCGTTTGGATTTTATCTTAAAAGTTGGTTTGGGCTATCTAATGCTCAATCGTTTAACCTCTACACTTTCAGGTGGTGAATTTCAACGTATCAAATTAGCAACTTCATTAGGAAGTGCTTTGGTAGGCTCAATGTATATTCTTGATGAACCCAGTATAGGTTTACATCCCAAAGATACTCAACAGCTTATCAAGGTATTAGAGAAACTCAGAGATTTAGGTAATACTGTGATTGTGGTAGAACATGAAGAAGAAATGATGCAAGTAGCTGACCATATCATTGATATTGGCCCTTTTGCTGGTATATTGGGTGGAGAAGTGGTTTTTGAAGGCAATAAAGAAGATTTTGATGTAGAAAAATTCCCCAATTCCCAAACATTGCGTTTCTTGAGTGGAAAAGATAGTATTGAAACACCCAAAATGCGTAGAAAATGGTCAAATAGCATTGAAATTAGAGGAGCAAGAGAAAATAACTTAAAAGATATTGATGTAAAATTCCCTTTAGGAATTTTTACAGTGATTACAGGCGTTTCAGGTTCAGGGAAATCAACGCTTATCAAAAAAATCTTATATCCAGCTTTAGGAAAGTATTTTGATGTGTATAGTGGAGATATTACAGGACGTTATGATGCTTTGGATGGTGCATTGAATTTGGTAACTGGTATAGAATTCATTGATCAAAATCCTATTGGAAAGTCTTCTCGTTCAAATCCTGTTACATATGTAAAGGCTTATGACCATATCAGGGAATTATTTGCTAATCAGCAGCTTTCAAAAAGTAGAGGCTACAAAGCAGGTATATTTTCTTTTAATATCGAAGGTGGTAGATGTGAAGTGTGTCAGGGAGAGGGTGAAGTCAAAATTGAAATGCAATTTATGGCTGATTTGTATTTGCCATGTGAGAGCTGTAAAGGAAAAAGATTCAAAGAAACTGTTTTGGAAGTAGAATATAAGAATAAAAATATTTATGATATTCTAAACCTCACAGTTGATGAAGCCATTACATTTTTTGCACAAGAACCTAAAATTTTAGATAAACTCCAGCCATTGCAGGAAGTAGGCTTGGGTTATGTGAAATTGGGACAATCTTCCAATACTCTTTCAGGTGGGGAGGCTCAAAGAATAAAATTGGCTTGCTTTTTGGACAAGAATCTATCAAAACAAGGTAAAAAGATTTTTATTTTTGATGAACCAACCACAGGATTACATTTTTTAGATATTAAAAAATTATTAAAATCTTTGAATGCCTTAATAGAACAAGGAAATACAGTTATTGTGATTGAACATAATTTAGAAGTCATTAAAACAGCCGATTGGGTGATAGATTTAGGACCAGAAGGAGGAATAAATGGGGGAGAAGTTTGTTTTGAAGGTACTCCAGAAGATTTAATCAATCAAAAAAATAATTATACTGCGAAGTTTTTGAAGTTACATTTATGA